Proteins encoded in a region of the Scrofimicrobium sp. R131 genome:
- a CDS encoding TetR/AcrR family transcriptional regulator, whose protein sequence is MKEDKRRPEDDPRYQRVRRSLHDAVLRLSAKKPVDEVSVAELTNLAGVHRTSFYAHASSPSDLLVAALVAEMEPGLRMLHSTLQLEETDYSEYWQNVYTHVLSHVREREGTYRQIVTANSAVLVGLYNYFADHVSASLAVMMSSWKNTDFTPLWLEMARQQQAHNLMAVIMAWVATDLRAPIPRVVEAYWTLAPPWQLAKKGTDGMVEMYRRATDGSTPASVALAGRRQILESGSK, encoded by the coding sequence ATGAAGGAGGATAAGCGTCGCCCGGAGGATGATCCGCGGTATCAGCGCGTTCGACGAAGCTTGCACGATGCCGTGCTGCGCTTGAGCGCCAAGAAGCCGGTGGACGAAGTCTCCGTCGCTGAGCTGACCAATCTGGCCGGGGTCCACCGCACCAGCTTTTACGCCCACGCCAGTTCGCCCTCAGATCTCCTGGTGGCCGCCCTCGTCGCCGAGATGGAGCCGGGCTTACGGATGCTTCACTCCACACTGCAGCTCGAAGAAACCGACTATTCCGAGTACTGGCAGAACGTCTACACCCACGTTCTGTCCCACGTGCGCGAGCGCGAGGGAACCTACCGCCAAATCGTCACCGCCAACTCGGCGGTGCTGGTGGGCCTCTACAACTACTTTGCCGACCACGTCAGCGCGTCCCTCGCGGTGATGATGAGCTCGTGGAAGAACACCGACTTCACCCCGCTGTGGCTGGAGATGGCTCGCCAGCAGCAAGCTCACAACCTGATGGCGGTAATCATGGCGTGGGTGGCCACAGATCTGCGGGCCCCCATTCCGCGAGTGGTCGAAGCCTACTGGACCCTGGCTCCGCCCTGGCAGCTGGCCAAAAAGGGCACTGACGGGATGGTTGAGATGTACCGGCGCGCCACTGACGGCTCGACGCCGGCCTCCGTGGCGCTAGCTGGCCGCCGGCAGATCCTCGAGAGCGGCAGTAAATGA
- a CDS encoding translocase: MFGINGAELLVLLFVFLIILGPKGIQDALRGFKRLVAWARSISAKLREESNLDLQSTGLTELNLSDFDLSQYDPREIIRQAVREEMDAWIEQAKHGASPTGNNPRSNPGSATIQVHREDNPSTGSAPAPTD; this comes from the coding sequence ATGTTCGGGATCAACGGAGCCGAACTGCTGGTCCTCCTCTTTGTCTTCCTGATTATTTTGGGCCCGAAAGGCATCCAGGACGCCCTCCGCGGGTTCAAACGCCTGGTGGCCTGGGCCCGCTCTATCAGCGCCAAGCTCCGCGAGGAATCCAACCTGGACCTGCAGTCCACCGGCCTCACTGAACTCAACCTGTCAGACTTTGACTTAAGCCAATACGATCCGCGCGAAATTATCCGCCAGGCGGTCCGCGAGGAGATGGACGCCTGGATCGAGCAGGCCAAGCACGGGGCCTCTCCCACCGGCAATAACCCCAGGTCGAACCCCGGGTCAGCTACGATACAAGTGCATCGCGAGGACAACCCCTCGACCGGATCGGCCCCGGCGCCGACCGACTAA
- a CDS encoding DUF6457 domain-containing protein, producing the protein MAPKKDDPQEMEKMRQWLGAAATELDLDQKTIAEVEQPLLGLIGTVAHGPSRPGAPLSAYLVGVAVGRGADPEQAISQLTQLAESYPSTGR; encoded by the coding sequence GTGGCACCCAAGAAAGATGATCCGCAAGAAATGGAAAAGATGCGCCAGTGGCTCGGCGCCGCCGCGACCGAACTGGACCTGGACCAGAAAACCATTGCCGAGGTGGAACAACCGCTGCTGGGTCTGATCGGCACGGTCGCTCACGGCCCCTCGCGGCCGGGGGCACCACTCTCAGCCTATTTGGTCGGGGTCGCCGTTGGGCGGGGAGCCGACCCTGAGCAGGCGATTTCCCAGCTCACCCAACTGGCCGAGAGCTATCCTTCGACCGGTCGGTAG
- a CDS encoding 4Fe-4S dicluster domain-containing protein yields MTDPSRALLRWIYASDTPRAVVLACPFSEVRRVPKGTLVVEVPTCVDARYLGLAAQLRASGVDEVAVAETCSDAPTDPGRSWQVLAQALTGVHRWQEPSGRWGSWRPEVLYLGSIPLPRRLVLGLSVTGVAGPLDLHQSEHDRELQAFAQLRAAGQFTPVPVPSTAWRLAADGCLACGVCVQSCPHGALTLTVDEGTARLDHHPSACQGEGDCLTLCPAGALSSPGSLSLAELVGAGPTELARVPVARCARCQSVHHEVDQDYCQTCRPRTEQVFGVTADVAELIRRAEVYRRQHLGWGVGQLVSEAGAPTHRD; encoded by the coding sequence ATGACTGACCCGAGTCGGGCCCTCCTGCGGTGGATCTACGCTTCGGACACGCCGCGGGCGGTGGTGTTGGCCTGTCCGTTTAGTGAGGTGAGGCGGGTGCCGAAAGGGACCCTGGTGGTAGAGGTGCCCACCTGTGTGGATGCCCGCTACTTGGGGTTGGCCGCCCAGCTACGCGCCAGCGGCGTGGACGAGGTGGCCGTCGCCGAGACCTGCTCGGATGCGCCGACCGACCCCGGCCGCTCCTGGCAGGTCTTGGCCCAGGCCCTGACCGGCGTGCACCGGTGGCAGGAGCCGTCGGGGCGGTGGGGGAGCTGGCGCCCCGAGGTCCTCTACCTGGGCAGCATTCCGCTCCCGCGGCGACTGGTGTTGGGCCTGTCGGTTACGGGTGTGGCCGGGCCGCTGGACCTGCACCAAAGCGAGCACGACCGGGAACTGCAGGCGTTTGCCCAACTGCGAGCAGCCGGCCAGTTTACCCCGGTGCCGGTACCTTCGACCGCGTGGCGGCTGGCGGCCGATGGTTGCCTGGCCTGCGGGGTTTGTGTCCAGTCCTGCCCGCACGGAGCCCTGACCCTGACGGTGGACGAGGGAACCGCGCGCTTGGACCACCACCCGAGTGCCTGCCAGGGGGAGGGCGACTGCCTCACCCTCTGCCCGGCCGGTGCCCTGAGTTCGCCCGGGTCCCTGTCGTTGGCCGAGTTGGTGGGGGCGGGCCCGACGGAGCTGGCCCGGGTGCCGGTGGCCCGCTGCGCCCGCTGTCAGAGCGTGCATCACGAAGTGGACCAGGATTACTGCCAAACCTGTCGGCCCCGAACCGAGCAGGTGTTTGGGGTGACCGCCGACGTGGCCGAGTTGATTCGGCGGGCCGAGGTCTATCGGCGCCAGCATCTGGGTTGGGGAGTGGGCCAACTGGTTTCCGAGGCGGGGGCGCCCACTCACCGGGACTAG
- a CDS encoding cation:proton antiporter, whose translation MDLARTLLELGGIILLLGLLGRLAALINLSPIPLYLLGGLMFGRGGFIPLSAGEEFISIGAQVGIILLLLLLGLEYSAEELVSNLRTHYPAGILDFVLNASPGAAAAWLLGWPPAGIVAMAGVTYATSSGIAAKLLSDLGRVGNRETPVVLSMLVFEDLLMAVYLPVLTALLAGAGVMGGLISVFGAMTAVAIVMVVAVRFGQTINRLVFSANDELLLLGILGIVLVVAGIAEELHVSTAVGAFLVGIALSENVAESARAVLTPLRDLFSAVFFVFFGLQTNAWDIPAVLPVALTLGAVTLTTKLAVGTWAARRAGVGLPGQIRAGTVMIPRGEFSIVIAGFAATAGVAGIGPLAATYVMLMAIVGPVLTRVADPLTLGILSRTQGRRPG comes from the coding sequence GTGGACCTGGCCCGGACCCTGCTGGAGCTGGGGGGCATCATTTTGCTCCTCGGTCTCTTGGGGCGCCTGGCCGCACTGATCAACCTCTCCCCCATCCCCCTCTACCTGCTCGGCGGGCTGATGTTTGGCCGGGGAGGCTTTATCCCCCTCTCGGCCGGGGAAGAGTTCATTTCCATTGGAGCCCAGGTCGGGATCATCCTGCTGCTGCTTCTGTTGGGCCTGGAGTACTCGGCCGAAGAGCTGGTCTCCAATCTGCGAACCCACTACCCGGCGGGAATCCTCGACTTTGTCCTGAATGCTAGCCCGGGGGCGGCCGCCGCCTGGCTGCTGGGGTGGCCGCCAGCGGGCATCGTCGCCATGGCCGGCGTCACCTACGCCACCTCCTCTGGGATCGCGGCCAAACTCCTGTCCGACCTGGGCCGGGTGGGGAACCGGGAAACTCCGGTGGTCCTGTCGATGCTGGTGTTTGAGGACCTACTGATGGCGGTGTACCTGCCGGTGCTGACCGCCCTCCTGGCGGGAGCCGGCGTCATGGGCGGCCTGATTTCCGTCTTCGGTGCGATGACGGCAGTGGCGATCGTGATGGTGGTCGCGGTGCGATTCGGCCAGACCATCAATCGGCTGGTGTTCTCCGCAAACGACGAGTTGCTGCTGCTGGGAATCCTCGGGATCGTCCTGGTGGTAGCCGGGATTGCCGAGGAACTGCACGTCTCCACCGCGGTGGGGGCTTTCCTGGTGGGGATTGCCCTGTCTGAGAATGTGGCCGAAAGTGCCCGGGCGGTCCTAACGCCGCTGCGCGACCTGTTCTCAGCGGTCTTTTTCGTCTTCTTCGGACTGCAAACGAACGCCTGGGATATTCCGGCGGTGCTGCCGGTGGCCCTGACCCTCGGGGCGGTGACACTTACAACGAAGCTGGCGGTCGGCACATGGGCAGCGCGACGAGCGGGAGTTGGGCTGCCCGGTCAGATCCGAGCCGGAACGGTGATGATTCCCCGCGGCGAGTTCAGCATCGTGATTGCAGGGTTTGCAGCCACCGCCGGGGTGGCCGGGATCGGCCCCCTCGCCGCCACCTACGTGATGCTGATGGCCATCGTAGGCCCGGTACTGACCAGGGTGGCCGACCCGCTCACCCTCGGAATCCTGAGCCGCACCCAGGGGCGACGCCCCGGCTAG
- a CDS encoding molecular chaperone TorD family protein translates to MLTADELDDYAAALATLGRFHRQAPDENTLSAFGELLEEWPVPVGEASSAGLAHLRTSFAEAESAYQIRGDLNRLYGVSAVARVAPYESVHRDRDGLVFDQQTLLVREAYRQLSLQVPRLNREPDDHIGVEVDFLAQCLLRALDALDAGQDQQALTYLNLAREFLAEHLNQWGPDMLAEATEAAETEFMRGVCQLTIGTLDSFTAALEDLPAAS, encoded by the coding sequence ATGCTTACAGCTGACGAACTTGATGACTATGCCGCGGCGCTGGCCACCCTGGGCCGGTTTCACCGCCAGGCGCCTGACGAGAACACGTTGAGTGCCTTCGGGGAGTTGCTGGAGGAATGGCCGGTCCCGGTAGGTGAGGCCTCGTCAGCCGGTCTGGCCCACCTGCGTACGTCTTTTGCCGAAGCCGAATCCGCCTATCAAATCCGGGGCGACCTGAACCGGCTCTACGGCGTCAGCGCGGTGGCTCGGGTAGCCCCGTACGAGTCGGTCCACCGCGACCGGGACGGGCTGGTGTTTGACCAGCAGACCCTGCTGGTGCGCGAAGCCTACCGGCAGCTTTCGCTGCAGGTGCCCCGGTTGAACCGGGAGCCCGACGACCACATCGGGGTTGAAGTCGACTTTCTGGCCCAGTGCCTGCTGCGGGCGCTCGACGCCCTCGATGCCGGCCAGGATCAGCAGGCGCTCACCTACCTGAACCTGGCGCGCGAGTTTCTGGCCGAGCACCTCAACCAGTGGGGACCGGACATGCTGGCCGAAGCAACCGAGGCCGCGGAAACCGAGTTCATGCGCGGGGTGTGCCAACTGACGATCGGCACGCTGGACTCATTTACTGCCGCTCTCGAGGATCTGCCGGCGGCCAGCTAG
- a CDS encoding DMSO/selenate family reductase complex B subunit, protein MADSKTQAGANYGFHFDQSACTGCAACQVACNDKFDLPIGVNFRRIVEYSGGTWQRDDHNHTVVPQVFTYYTSISCNHCENPICVQVCPTTAMTKREDGTVYVDDSKCVGCRYCEWACPYSAPQFNASTGHMSKCDLCYDYRSEGQDPACVAACPSRALDWGPIDELREKYGTENGIAPLPDPKTTQPHLVITPHRDAQAWDRATGTIANPKEM, encoded by the coding sequence ATGGCTGACTCAAAGACTCAAGCGGGAGCCAACTACGGCTTCCATTTCGACCAGTCGGCGTGCACCGGCTGTGCGGCCTGTCAGGTGGCGTGCAACGACAAGTTCGACCTGCCGATCGGGGTGAACTTCCGCCGAATTGTCGAGTACTCCGGGGGCACCTGGCAGCGCGACGACCACAACCACACGGTGGTGCCGCAGGTGTTCACCTACTACACCTCGATCTCATGCAACCACTGTGAGAACCCAATCTGCGTTCAGGTCTGCCCGACGACCGCGATGACCAAGCGCGAGGACGGCACCGTCTACGTGGATGACTCCAAGTGCGTGGGCTGTCGGTACTGCGAATGGGCCTGCCCCTACTCGGCCCCGCAGTTCAACGCCTCCACCGGCCACATGTCCAAGTGCGACCTGTGCTACGACTACCGGTCCGAGGGCCAGGATCCGGCCTGCGTGGCGGCGTGTCCCTCGCGCGCACTGGACTGGGGTCCAATTGACGAACTGCGCGAAAAGTACGGCACCGAGAACGGGATTGCCCCCCTGCCAGACCCGAAGACGACGCAGCCGCATCTGGTGATCACCCCCCACCGGGACGCCCAAGCTTGGGATCGCGCCACCGGCACCATTGCGAACCCGAAGGAGATGTAA
- a CDS encoding dimethyl sulfoxide reductase anchor subunit family protein — MNTHELPMILFTVIAQMCVGAFIGLGVIQLAARARFKQKTIDQVTTPVLWAIGPILVAGLAVSMFHMNDIMHTLNVFRHWDSSWLSREIIFGLSFAAFGFLFALLQWLGWGPGWLREVVASVAAVLGVGLIWSMSMIYASLPTVPTWNTWVVPFQFFGTALILGSLAICAALLIVDAWRQRLAERGSTSAPAGSGLIGQIRGRIREINQPATEPQWRLTMRAVQGLSLTAAAAGIAVLISYALHLTNLAQLGEVQAAEVFSGAFFVVRLALLGLSAVLMAFLAFRIAATATRRSARTLAVVVTLAFVLALVAELMGRSLHYESMFRLGI; from the coding sequence ATGAACACTCACGAACTACCGATGATCCTGTTCACGGTCATCGCGCAAATGTGTGTGGGCGCGTTCATTGGGCTGGGCGTGATCCAACTGGCGGCCCGGGCCCGATTCAAGCAAAAGACCATCGACCAGGTGACCACCCCGGTCCTTTGGGCCATCGGCCCGATTCTGGTGGCGGGACTGGCGGTGTCGATGTTCCACATGAACGACATCATGCACACCCTCAACGTGTTCCGGCACTGGGATTCGTCCTGGCTCTCACGTGAGATCATCTTCGGGCTGTCGTTCGCCGCGTTCGGCTTCCTGTTCGCACTGCTGCAGTGGTTAGGCTGGGGTCCGGGGTGGCTGCGTGAAGTGGTGGCGTCCGTGGCCGCGGTGCTCGGGGTGGGGCTGATCTGGTCGATGTCCATGATCTACGCTTCGCTGCCGACCGTGCCCACGTGGAACACCTGGGTGGTCCCGTTCCAGTTCTTCGGCACCGCCCTGATCCTGGGTTCGCTGGCCATCTGCGCGGCGCTACTGATCGTCGATGCCTGGCGTCAGCGGCTGGCTGAGCGGGGTTCGACCTCGGCCCCGGCCGGGTCGGGTCTGATCGGGCAGATCCGGGGGAGGATCCGAGAGATCAACCAGCCGGCGACCGAGCCGCAGTGGCGGCTGACCATGCGGGCGGTTCAGGGTCTGTCCCTCACCGCGGCTGCGGCGGGAATCGCCGTCCTGATTTCCTACGCGCTGCACCTGACCAACCTGGCCCAGCTGGGTGAGGTCCAGGCAGCCGAGGTTTTCAGCGGGGCCTTCTTCGTGGTCCGCCTGGCACTGCTGGGTCTGTCGGCGGTGCTGATGGCTTTCCTGGCCTTCCGGATTGCCGCCACCGCTACCCGGCGCTCGGCCCGGACCCTGGCCGTGGTGGTGACCCTGGCCTTCGTGCTGGCGCTCGTGGCCGAGCTGATGGGCCGCTCCCTGCACTACGAGTCGATGTTCCGCCTCGGCATCTGA
- the tatC gene encoding twin-arginine translocase subunit TatC: MTVLAHLKELRKRLLLILLGLLVGTIVGWFFTMPVLEYIQRPLLQLTDANPRLNFQTIGGAFDLRLRVAFWTGAILSSPWWILQIGLFVWPGLRRKERLHALGFGVAGVILFGAGVVAGIKVVPQAIDILVSFLPGGAEMLLRADSYLSFYMTLVFAFGFSFLLPEILVALNFAGILPAKAMLKAWRWAVLVAFVIAAIINPIPNPIPMIIQAFGLIALYLVAVGISWWRERIIRKRRSDPTSTPEVAG, translated from the coding sequence ATGACGGTGCTTGCGCACCTGAAAGAACTGCGCAAGCGCCTGCTTCTCATTCTGCTTGGCCTCCTGGTGGGAACCATCGTGGGCTGGTTCTTCACCATGCCGGTGTTGGAGTACATTCAGCGTCCACTGCTCCAGCTCACCGATGCCAACCCTCGCCTGAACTTCCAGACCATTGGCGGCGCCTTCGACCTGCGACTCCGGGTTGCATTTTGGACCGGCGCCATCCTGTCCAGCCCCTGGTGGATCCTGCAGATCGGACTGTTCGTCTGGCCGGGGCTGCGCCGGAAGGAACGCCTCCACGCCCTCGGCTTTGGGGTGGCTGGCGTGATCCTGTTCGGGGCCGGCGTGGTGGCCGGAATCAAAGTGGTGCCCCAGGCGATCGACATTCTGGTCTCGTTCCTGCCCGGCGGCGCCGAAATGCTGCTCCGAGCCGACTCGTACCTCAGCTTCTATATGACGCTGGTGTTCGCGTTCGGGTTCTCTTTCCTGCTGCCAGAGATCCTGGTCGCCCTGAACTTTGCCGGGATCCTGCCGGCGAAAGCCATGCTGAAGGCGTGGCGTTGGGCGGTCCTGGTGGCCTTTGTGATTGCAGCCATCATCAACCCCATTCCGAACCCAATCCCCATGATCATCCAGGCCTTCGGTCTGATTGCGCTGTACTTGGTGGCGGTGGGGATTTCCTGGTGGCGCGAGCGGATCATCCGCAAGCGCCGGTCCGACCCCACTTCCACCCCGGAAGTGGCTGGGTGA
- a CDS encoding DMSO/selenate family reductase complex A subunit, with translation MSNEQTRLGGPSRRTFLKWSGAVGGAAALVTTVDLGMPRSRAHAEEAGSDGASQVVWSACTVNCGSRCPLRLEVKDGTVVRVLPDDTGTNELGSQQVRACVRGRSIRHRIYNPDRLKTPLKRVAGTKRGEEQWEEISWEQALQEITDKMKEIKQQYGNEAFYINYGTGTLGSTLACSWPPDATPFARLLNTWGGYLDHYSDYSTTEITQAYPYFYGDWVNSNSLDDAANSQLQVMFGNNPLETRMSGGGQTFITTTAKKQSGVRTIVIDPRYSDTAAVVADDWVALRPGTDAALVAGMLHTMVKENLHDQEFLDKYCVGFDEETLPEGAPKHASYRSYLEGKGPDQTEKTPEWAASITGVPAQRIRQLAREIAHAKPCAITQGWGPQRHANGENAARAIFLLAAATGNIGLVGGGTGAREGSVGLPFSKPFNTGTMNPSMKIISVFSWLDAIDHGPEMDTFNAGVCEKVAPGVRANKVPVDDNGNPTNVKLDVPIKMVWQYGGNSIVNQTGDNNLSTEILQDDSKCELIVTCDIQYTVSARYSDYILPGTSTAEEFDIHPGENATPMAYGIVSSQAIEPLYECKSVFDICTEMSKLLGTEAAFTEGKSREDWLRETIEATRANDPDLPTYDEWKKMGLFRKNLGSAIALQEFRADPEANPLSTPSGKIEIYSDRLAQMAKKWQFGVFRPELEGDRLVPLPEFTPTWEGALEARTSKEYPLQVIGHHFKGRTHSTYGNVDWLKQAHPQTVWINTQDAAERGIKNGDTVFVFNDRGTLRLPARVTERIMPGVISVPQGAWYDPRPANEVKPPAEANPEKPVDVAGSVNSLTSLHPSPLAKGNAVHTSIAQVKKA, from the coding sequence ATGTCCAATGAACAGACCCGCCTGGGCGGGCCATCGAGGCGGACGTTCTTGAAATGGTCGGGAGCCGTCGGCGGGGCCGCCGCGCTGGTGACGACCGTGGACTTGGGGATGCCCCGCAGCCGAGCTCACGCGGAAGAAGCAGGTTCGGACGGGGCCTCGCAGGTGGTTTGGTCCGCCTGCACGGTGAACTGCGGGTCACGCTGCCCGCTTCGGCTGGAAGTCAAAGACGGCACCGTGGTTCGGGTGCTGCCCGACGATACCGGCACCAACGAACTGGGCAGCCAGCAGGTGCGGGCCTGTGTCCGCGGTCGCTCTATTCGACACCGCATTTACAACCCGGATCGGCTGAAAACTCCGCTCAAACGGGTGGCCGGCACCAAGCGGGGCGAGGAGCAGTGGGAAGAAATTTCCTGGGAGCAGGCCCTGCAGGAGATCACCGACAAGATGAAGGAGATTAAACAGCAGTACGGCAACGAGGCGTTCTACATCAACTACGGCACCGGGACACTTGGCTCGACGCTGGCCTGTTCGTGGCCGCCGGATGCGACCCCGTTTGCCCGCCTGCTGAACACCTGGGGCGGATACCTGGACCACTACTCGGATTACTCCACCACCGAGATTACCCAGGCCTACCCGTACTTCTACGGGGACTGGGTCAACTCCAACTCGCTGGACGACGCGGCCAACTCGCAGCTGCAGGTCATGTTTGGCAACAACCCCCTGGAAACCAGAATGTCGGGGGGTGGTCAGACCTTTATCACCACCACCGCCAAGAAGCAGTCCGGGGTGCGCACCATTGTGATTGACCCGCGGTACTCGGACACGGCCGCCGTAGTGGCGGACGACTGGGTAGCGCTGCGGCCGGGAACGGACGCCGCTCTGGTGGCGGGGATGTTGCACACGATGGTCAAGGAGAACCTGCACGATCAGGAGTTCCTGGACAAGTACTGCGTTGGCTTTGACGAAGAGACCCTGCCCGAGGGGGCGCCTAAGCACGCCTCCTACCGCTCGTACCTGGAGGGGAAGGGGCCGGACCAGACCGAGAAGACCCCCGAGTGGGCCGCCTCAATCACCGGGGTCCCCGCCCAGCGGATCCGGCAGTTGGCTCGGGAAATCGCCCACGCGAAACCGTGCGCGATCACCCAGGGCTGGGGTCCTCAACGCCACGCCAACGGTGAGAACGCGGCCCGGGCCATCTTCCTGCTGGCCGCCGCCACCGGCAACATTGGCCTGGTTGGGGGTGGAACCGGTGCCCGCGAGGGCTCGGTTGGGCTCCCGTTCAGCAAACCGTTCAACACCGGCACGATGAACCCGTCGATGAAGATCATCTCGGTGTTCTCCTGGCTGGACGCGATTGACCACGGGCCCGAGATGGACACCTTCAACGCGGGGGTGTGCGAAAAGGTGGCTCCGGGGGTGCGTGCCAACAAGGTGCCGGTCGACGACAACGGCAATCCGACCAACGTGAAGTTGGACGTGCCGATCAAGATGGTGTGGCAGTACGGGGGCAACTCCATCGTGAACCAGACCGGGGACAACAACCTGTCCACCGAGATCCTGCAGGACGATTCCAAGTGCGAGTTGATCGTCACCTGCGACATTCAGTACACGGTTTCTGCCCGCTACTCCGATTACATTCTGCCCGGCACTTCCACCGCGGAAGAGTTCGACATTCACCCCGGTGAGAACGCAACCCCGATGGCTTACGGGATCGTCTCTTCCCAGGCGATCGAACCTCTCTACGAGTGCAAGTCGGTGTTTGATATCTGCACCGAGATGTCCAAGTTGCTGGGGACCGAGGCGGCCTTCACCGAGGGGAAGAGTCGCGAGGATTGGCTGCGGGAGACGATCGAGGCCACCCGCGCCAACGACCCGGACCTACCCACCTACGACGAGTGGAAGAAGATGGGCCTGTTCCGGAAGAACCTGGGGTCGGCGATCGCCCTGCAGGAGTTCCGGGCCGATCCCGAAGCTAACCCGCTGTCCACCCCGTCGGGCAAGATCGAGATTTACTCTGACCGCCTCGCCCAGATGGCCAAAAAGTGGCAGTTTGGCGTGTTCCGGCCCGAACTGGAGGGCGACCGGCTGGTGCCACTGCCCGAGTTCACCCCCACCTGGGAGGGAGCGCTGGAGGCACGCACCTCGAAGGAGTACCCGCTGCAGGTGATTGGGCACCACTTCAAGGGTCGTACCCACTCCACCTACGGCAACGTGGACTGGCTCAAACAGGCCCACCCGCAAACCGTGTGGATCAACACGCAGGACGCGGCCGAGCGCGGAATTAAGAACGGCGACACCGTCTTCGTGTTCAACGACCGCGGTACCCTGCGTCTGCCCGCCCGCGTGACCGAGCGGATCATGCCCGGGGTCATCTCGGTGCCCCAGGGCGCCTGGTACGACCCGCGCCCGGCCAACGAGGTGAAACCACCCGCGGAAGCCAACCCGGAGAAGCCGGTGGATGTGGCCGGCTCGGTCAACTCGCTGACCTCGCTCCACCCCTCGCCCCTGGCTAAGGGCAACGCGGTCCACACGTCCATCGCGCAAGTGAAGAAAGCCTGA
- the tatA gene encoding Sec-independent protein translocase subunit TatA: MRPSHWIIVILVVIIIFGAAKLPDIARSIGQSAKILKKEMRELQEEPPAPQTYDPNAVPPQPPTYNPNVPQAGAYDPNAGPAAPGSAPPGQVPPAGPPAPDQPQGT, from the coding sequence ATGAGACCAAGTCACTGGATCATCGTCATCCTGGTGGTGATCATCATTTTCGGTGCCGCGAAGCTTCCGGACATCGCGCGCTCGATCGGCCAGTCCGCCAAAATCCTGAAGAAGGAAATGCGCGAGCTGCAAGAGGAGCCCCCCGCCCCGCAGACATACGACCCCAATGCGGTTCCGCCCCAGCCCCCCACGTACAACCCGAACGTGCCCCAGGCTGGTGCCTACGATCCCAACGCCGGACCTGCCGCCCCGGGGTCAGCCCCACCCGGCCAGGTTCCGCCCGCCGGTCCGCCGGCTCCTGATCAACCGCAAGGGACGTGA
- a CDS encoding cation:proton antiporter regulatory subunit — protein sequence MAQIEINQEALPGIGLRDDFVTERGRRVGVISHRDGRRDLLVYAREDPDSCSETLTLSADEADALAELLGTRRVVERLASISEQVESLQSASVTVAQDSVLVGKTLNEVRVRARTGAAIVAVWRHQLVTVSPPSDFSIQAGDKFILIGTAEALGAAEHLFNGG from the coding sequence ATGGCGCAGATCGAGATAAACCAGGAGGCGCTGCCGGGAATTGGGCTGCGCGATGACTTTGTGACCGAGCGGGGCCGCCGGGTCGGGGTGATCTCTCACCGCGACGGGCGCCGGGACCTGCTGGTCTACGCACGGGAAGACCCGGATTCGTGCTCCGAGACCCTGACCCTCAGTGCTGACGAGGCCGACGCCCTGGCCGAACTGCTGGGCACTCGGCGAGTGGTTGAGCGCCTGGCCAGCATTTCGGAGCAGGTTGAGAGCCTGCAGTCCGCTTCCGTCACCGTGGCCCAAGATTCAGTTCTGGTCGGAAAGACGCTGAACGAGGTTCGAGTACGGGCCCGGACCGGGGCCGCAATCGTAGCGGTTTGGCGTCACCAGCTCGTCACTGTTTCCCCTCCATCCGACTTCTCGATTCAGGCGGGTGACAAGTTCATCCTGATCGGAACGGCCGAGGCGCTCGGCGCGGCCGAGCATCTGTTCAATGGCGGGTGA